Within the Streptosporangium album genome, the region GGTAGGGCGCGTGCACGAAGGAGAGCACGCCCGACTCGCGCAGTTTGACGTCCTGGACGGGGTTGCCCACGGCGAGCGCCCAGCCGCGGGGGTTGGTGACGAACACCTGGATCACCTCGGCGCCGATGTCCGAGGCGTACTGCAGGCCGCCCTTTGCCAGGCCGCCGGTGACGGACACCTGTCCGCCGATGAGGGAGAGAGAAGTCATGGTGCCGCCATTTTAGGCGCTGCGGCCGACAGCCCACCGGCGGTCGCGGTCACGGTGCGTCCGGCGTCGACGGGGGCTCGTCCCCGGGGGCCCTCGTCGTCCGGGGCGTCGTCCGGGGATGAGTGCGGTGGGTCGTTGCCACCGCACTCACCGTCCCTCAGGTGCAGGCCCGGTAGTTCACCCGGCAGATGCACAGCGACCCGCCGCTGGTGTAGAAGTCGCAGCAGTCGAAGCGGGACAGGCTGCTTCCCAGATAGGCGCAGGTCGTCCAGCAGTGGTTGCCGCCACAGGTGTAGGCGTTGCTGCAGCCGCTGGAGCAGCATTTCGTGGCGTTGCAGCAGCCGCAGGTCGGCGCACCGTAGCAGCCGGCCGGCGCCGCCTCCGCCCGTCCGGGGAACCACGCGTTGGTGGCCACGCCCACGAGCGTCGCCCCGGCGACGGCGAGGAACTTGTTCCTCGACAGCCGCGTCTTCTTAACCTGCTCGACGATCATGCTTGGATCTCCTCCGATACGGCCAGTCTCTGTTCCCACAACACCTCGAGGGCGGCGGCGCTGTTGGCGTCGCTGCCCTGCCCGACGGCGACCATGAACCCATCACGCTGCAGGATGGCGCTCGGCCACATCGCCATGGGCAGTTCCCTGTCCACGGCCTCGGCCCGTTCTCCTTCGATGACCGTGACGTGCGGCGGGAGCATCGCGACCAGTTCGGCGTTGGAGTCGCCGACGACGCACGCCACCATCTGGCGGCCCGCGAACCTGTCCAGGTCGGCCGCCAGGCCGAGACAGGTTCCGCAGGTGCTCGACATGAAGACCACCAACGCGTCCTGCGTCGCGTCGGGGATCAGCTGGATGAGGAGGTCCGGTAGTTTCCTGCCGATGATCAACTGGCTGGAGGGATCGATGCCGCGCCCGGTGAGGCGTAGCCGGAGCTCCGCGATCCCCCGCAGGCAGGCCAGGAAGGCCACCGTGAGGACGACGCATGCCGCCACCACCACGACGGCGAGAACCCGGTCCATCAAGCCCGCCTGGTCCGTCGCATGAAGTGGACGGTCAGGGTGCCGTCCACGCGGTTGTCGAAGCACTCCAGGGTGACGAAGTCGCCGGCCTTCAGCGGATCGGCCAGCGGCTTGGCCGACGGCTCCGGCGCGAGCTCCTCGTAGTGCAGCGTCCGCGGGTCGAGCCGGCACGTCTGACCCGCGACCGTGATGCGGTCGGGGGCGACGTCCGTGATGCGGCCGGTGACGTTGCGGTGCAGGGTGACGGCGACCCGTGCACCCGGTGTCGGTTCGTCGAGCACGACGAGGTCGCCCGGCCTGAGCGCCCAGCCGTACGGCAACTCCTCGGCCTGCGCGGCGACGGGCTCGGCGGCCGTGAGGCTCGCCGACTGCCCGTAGCCGCGGACGGTGACGTCCCGGCCCGAGCCGGCGACCAGGACGGCGACCGGGGCATCGGACGGCGGTAGCGGCGATTCGCCGGCCCTGTTCCGGAATGCTCCGGAGAACAGGCCACGTCTGGTCGTTTCCTCCTCCATGACTGCTTCCTCTCTGTTGGTGACAACAACGGTCTGGTGGGTTACAGCAACGGGACGAGAACGGAGCACAGGGCGCCGAGCGCGGCGACGGCCAGCAGGTCGGTGGCGGGGCGGACCCGCGTGATCCCGCCGCCGATCCAGATGTCCGCCGCGGCGAGCAGCACGGAGACGCCGACCCTGCTCACCGCGAAGACGGCGTAGCCGATCGCCCCCAGGACCGGGTCGGCCACGACGAAGGCGGTCAGCGGGACGAGGTAGAAGAGCCAGAAACCGATGCGCGTGGTGAACCCGAGACCGAGTGCGAGACCGTTGTACGCGGCGGTACGCCAGTCCTGGTAAAGCAGCCAGCCGGGAGCCGTCTCGCGGTCCAGCTGCCACGGGACCGGCCGGACGACCACGCCCACGGCGACGGCCGACACGGCGACCACGGCCAGCAGCGCCCGCATCGCGGGCTGCAGAGCCGAGCCGAGGAGGCCGAGGAGAGACCCGGTGAGCGCCGCTCCGGCGATCGCGGAGAGCAGGAGTACGGCACCGGCCACCACCGGGGAACCGAAGCACCCGGACACGCGGGCGCGCGTGATCATGACGATCACGTTCGGGCCTCAAGGGAGGGTCTGCTGGGCGATGCCCACGATCAGCGCCGCCGTGGCGAGCAGCGCCCACGGTTCCAGGCCGACCAGCCGGCCGGCGAGCGCGCCGAGGCCGGCCAGGGGTATCGCCACCGCCGGTCTGATCCACGAGCCCGTCGCAACACCGCCCATCGGCGTCTCCCTCAGCCGTCCGTCGTGGAGGCGACCGCGCCGTGGGCGGCTCGCCGGAGATGCTCGAGGTCGCCCGGGTGACGCAGGACGCCCTTACCCACCACCAGGCCCTCGGACAGCGCCACGCCGAAGGGGCCGGAGCGGACCTTGTACCGCTCCCTGACGGTGGTCGCCTCGTCCCCCACCAGCGCCCGCGCGTCGCCGGGCAGGAGCTCCCTGACACCGGCGCCCGAGCCCGCCAGGGTGCCGTCGCTGATCACGCAGGCGAACTCGCGGGGATCGGCGGACCCCGCCACCTCCGCCGCCATCTCGTGGCAGGGCGCGCAGTCGCCGAAGAAGAACAGGACCACGTCGTCGGGCCGCAGGCCGGGGAATCGCGGGGCGAGCGCGCCGATGGCGAGGCCGTCCGCGGGCGCGGCTCCGCTCGCCGCCACGCGGTCCTGAAGGATCGACAGCTCACGCCGTACGACCAGTAGCCCGACGCTGAGGAGGAGCATCCAGGCGAGCGATGCGATGATCAATCCAGTGTAGTCCATGTCATCGCCCCTGACCGTCAAGCTGGATGCTGAACGGCTTCACTACAGCGAGTGTGGATATCAGTAAATATCCGCAGGTCACTACTGTTCCTATTAGGAGTCCTGAAATGCGCTGGTCCATTGTGGGCACCGCGGGTGCGACCGCGACGGACAGCGCGACGCCGATCAGGACGAGGTTCCTGACCACGGTGACCCACGACGTCCTCTCGCCCGTCCCGAAGCAGGCGCACTCCACGTTCTGGCCCACCGCGAGTGATCGCACGATCACCGCGGTGAAGGCGACCAGGAGCAGGAGGGCGGCGGCCGAGGCCGGGAGCAGGGCCGGGCTCAGCGCGACGGCGAGGCCGACCGCGACTTCGACGGCCCCGAGCAGTCGGCCCAGGGCGGGTCTCACCCGGCTGGCGACCCCGAAACGGACGAGGGTGATCGCGAGCTCGAACGGTCTTTTGATCTTGGGGATACCACTGGCGACGAATAGGGCCGCGAGAAGTCCGCAGCCCATACCGACTAAATCGGCTAAGCCCATGGACGTGATCATAAATGTGCGGGATATTTTGATCAATGGTTAGATCAAGAGTTTTGCCGCTGTTAATGGTATTTGTCATGATTTTGAGTCAAGTTGCCTGTTCAGCGGATCAGCCGGTCGTGAAACAGGCGCCGAGCGTGCTCGCCTGGACGAGTCCCGTCTCCCCGCCGGCCACCCCGAAGGACGGCGTGCCGTGCGTCGACGTCGACAGGGCCGGTGAGAAGGGAGCCTCGGCGGGCGGCGTGCGTGCCGGCCCCTTCGGCCGGACGCTCCGGCAGCAGCACGGCGGCGTGGCCAAGCTGTGGGTCGCCCAGGACCCCCACAAGGGGTCGGCGGACGCGCTGATCAAGGTCGACCACGTGGAGTCGGGCACGATCGCCTACTACGTCCGCGACGCCGCGGCGACCTCCACCCCCCTCAACGACGACGGCACGCCCTCCCGCGACTCGATCTACCCCGGCTCCGTCCTGCTCCCCGCCGACGGGCACGTCCGCATCACGGTCACCATCGGGCGCGCCTCCGGATGCTTCGCGGCGACGCTGTAGGCGAGCGTGACAGGTCCTTCCCGCGGCGCCGAGCGCGTCCCGCCGGCCGCGCGGAGGCCCGCTCCGGCAGACGCCATCGCGCGATCGCGCCCATGCCCGGGCGGTCACGGCCCTCTCCGTCGAACGGAACCGCCCCGCTTTGGAGCATGACACGAAAACGCGGGGCGAACCTTTAGCCCACTTGGGAGTTCTCGCTGCTGGACCCGGTGTGGTGGCGGTGTGTGTACTGCTCCCATGCCGAAAGTGAATTCCGCGGCACGGGTGCCCGGTCTGGCCGGCTTCAACGCGCTCAGCGCGGCCGAGGCCGAGGACGGGTTGCTGGCGTGCTGCGCGTCCCGGGCCTTCGCCCACGAGGTGGCCGCGCGGCGCCCCTACCGGGACCTCGCCGGACTGGCCGAGGCCGCAGAGGCGGCCGTCCGCGGCCTGACCTGGCCGGACGTCCAGGAGGCGCTGGCCGCGCACCCCAGAATAGGCGAGCCGCCCCGCGACGGCGGCCGGGCCGCACCCGCATCCGTGGCGAGAACAGCCGAGCCGCCCCGCTATGGCGGAGCCGCGGAGGCAGGGGGGCGGGAGGCGTCCTGGTCGCGTCGGGAGCAGTCCGGCGTGGAGGCGGCCGGTCAGGCGGTGCTCGACGGTCTCGCCGAGGGCAACCGTGCCTACGAGGAGCGCTTCGGCCACGTCTACCTGATCTGCGCCACCGGCATGGCGGCCAAGGAGATGCTGGACCGCCTGCGGGAACGGCTCCGCAACGACGAGACCACCGAGCGCGGCGTCGTCCGGACCGAGCTCGCCAGAATCACCCGCCTGCGCGTGGCCAAGCTGCTGGGGGAGGAAGCGTGAGCGAGCCGTACAGGGCCCGGCCGGCGGGAGGGGCCGGATGAGCCTGTCCACGCATGTTCTGGACGCCGCGCTGGGCAGACCCGCGGTGGGCGTCGCCGTACGGCTGGAGAGGGCGGGCACCGTGCTCGCCGAGGGCGTCACCGACGCCGACGGCCGGATCGGCGGATGGACGCCCGGCGCGGGTGCCCACCGGCTGGTCTTCGACACCGGCGGCTACTTCGCCGCCCGGGCGGTGGACGCCTTCTACCCGGAGGTGGCGATCGACTTCACGGTCACGGACCCCGGCGAGCACTACCACGTGCCCCTGTTGCTGAGCCCGTTCGCCTATTCGACGTACCGAGGGAGCTAGGCATGGCCGTCATTCTCGGCCCGAACCGCTACGGCAAGGCGGAGATCCGTCTGGTCCGCGTCGCCAGGGACGCCGGCGTCCACCACATCAAGGACGTCAACGTCGGCTCCGCCCTCTCCGGCGACATGGACGATGTCCACCTGAGCGGCGACAACAGCGCCGTCCTGCCGACGGACACGCAGAAGAACACGACCTATGTCTTCGCCAGGAAGTACGGGGTGGACCAGATCGAGGACTTCGCGCTCCTGCTGGCCCGCCACTACGTGGACTCCCAGCCCGCCGTGCACCACGCCCGGGTGGAGATCGAGGAGTATTTCTGGGACCGCGTCCCCCTCCCCGGGCCGCGCGCCGAGCGGCACTCCTTCGTCCGCTCGGGCAGGGAGGTGCGCACCTGCGTCGTCCATCACGACCGGGACGGGACCACCACCGTGGTCTCCGGGCTGAAGGACCTGGTGGTGCTCAACTCGACCGGCTCGGAGTTCTCCGGCTTCGCCGTGGACGAGTACACCACGCTCCAGCCGACCACCGACCGCGTGCTGGCCACCGAGGTGTCGGCCCGATGGCGCCATGCCTCCGGGGCCTCTCCGGCCGACGGGTCACACGGGTTCGGCGAGTCGTACAGTGAGGTACGGCGATGCCTGCTGGAGGCGTTCGCCGGCACGCACAGCCTGTCGTTGCAGCAGACCCTCTACGCGATGGGCAGGCGGGTGCTGGAGACGCGCGACGAGATCTGTGAGGTGCGCCTGGCGATGCCGAACAAGCACCACTTCCCGGTGGACCTGACCCCGTTCGGGCTGGACAACCCGGGCGAGGTGTTCTACGCCGCCGACCGTCCCTACGGGCTGATCGAAGGCGCCGTGCTCGACGACGACGCCCCCGCCGCCCACTCCGCCTGGGAGTGATGACCATGGAGTTCCTGAGGCCCGCCACATGGGCGGAGGCACTGGAGGCCAAGGCCGCCCTCCCGGAGGCCGCGCCCATCCAGGGCGGCACCGACATGATGGTGGAGCTCAACTTCGACGTCCACCGGCCCGCCGCGCTGCTCGACCTGAACCGCGTCGCCGAGCTCACCCGATGGACCGCCGAGGACGACGGGCGGCTCCGGGTCGGCGCGGGCGTGCCGTACGCGCGGCTGATCACCGAGCTCGGTGACCGGCTGCCGGGCCTGGCCCAGGCGGCGCGCACGGTCGGCTCGCCGCAGATCCGCAACCGCGGCACCGTCGGAGGCAACCTCGGCGCGGCCTCGCCCGCCGGTGACAGCCACCCGCCGCTGCTGGCCGGGGACGCGGTCATCGAG harbors:
- a CDS encoding DUF5666 domain-containing protein, yielding MEEETTRRGLFSGAFRNRAGESPLPPSDAPVAVLVAGSGRDVTVRGYGQSASLTAAEPVAAQAEELPYGWALRPGDLVVLDEPTPGARVAVTLHRNVTGRITDVAPDRITVAGQTCRLDPRTLHYEELAPEPSAKPLADPLKAGDFVTLECFDNRVDGTLTVHFMRRTRRA
- a CDS encoding MauE/DoxX family redox-associated membrane protein, which produces MGLADLVGMGCGLLAALFVASGIPKIKRPFELAITLVRFGVASRVRPALGRLLGAVEVAVGLAVALSPALLPASAAALLLLVAFTAVIVRSLAVGQNVECACFGTGERTSWVTVVRNLVLIGVALSVAVAPAVPTMDQRISGLLIGTVVTCGYLLISTLAVVKPFSIQLDGQGR
- the uraD gene encoding 2-oxo-4-hydroxy-4-carboxy-5-ureidoimidazoline decarboxylase, coding for MPKVNSAARVPGLAGFNALSAAEAEDGLLACCASRAFAHEVAARRPYRDLAGLAEAAEAAVRGLTWPDVQEALAAHPRIGEPPRDGGRAAPASVARTAEPPRYGGAAEAGGREASWSRREQSGVEAAGQAVLDGLAEGNRAYEERFGHVYLICATGMAAKEMLDRLRERLRNDETTERGVVRTELARITRLRVAKLLGEEA
- the uraH gene encoding hydroxyisourate hydrolase yields the protein MSLSTHVLDAALGRPAVGVAVRLERAGTVLAEGVTDADGRIGGWTPGAGAHRLVFDTGGYFAARAVDAFYPEVAIDFTVTDPGEHYHVPLLLSPFAYSTYRGS
- the pucL gene encoding factor-independent urate hydroxylase, with amino-acid sequence MAVILGPNRYGKAEIRLVRVARDAGVHHIKDVNVGSALSGDMDDVHLSGDNSAVLPTDTQKNTTYVFARKYGVDQIEDFALLLARHYVDSQPAVHHARVEIEEYFWDRVPLPGPRAERHSFVRSGREVRTCVVHHDRDGTTTVVSGLKDLVVLNSTGSEFSGFAVDEYTTLQPTTDRVLATEVSARWRHASGASPADGSHGFGESYSEVRRCLLEAFAGTHSLSLQQTLYAMGRRVLETRDEICEVRLAMPNKHHFPVDLTPFGLDNPGEVFYAADRPYGLIEGAVLDDDAPAAHSAWE